The DNA region TAATTCTCTAAGAGAAGAATCTGAATGAGTTTTTCCAACATAGGGTGGGGCAGGTCTGACAGATCAAGCAAATCGGGATTATGAGGGTTAGTCCCTTCAAAGAGCAATATTTGATTTAACAGGACCAGGTCATCCTGCTGATTTTCTGAGATGAGGCCCAATAATTTTTCTGTTAAAGACTGACGACTCTTCAGATAAGGGAGTTGTTGATTTCTGGTGGCCATAAAGGCGATAAACAGAGCTTTGATTTCATTATCGGTAAACCGGACAGTGGGCAGGATAGAGTTATTCATGACAGAATAACCCCCGTCTCTCCCGACTTCAGCGACTAGCGGCATGCCCATGCCTTCAATTTCTTTAATATCACGAATAGCTGTCGAACGAGAAATGTTGAATTCTTGCATGATTTCAGAGATGGTAAAGTGGGCGCGGTTGTTGATATAGCGCATGATGATATTAATCCGTTCAACTTTTTTCATTGGGCCCCCTAAACAGTATCATATTTTGACATGATTTAAGGTTATTATAAACCCATCAAGTGAAAAGACAAATCCATTGATAAATTTAAAGAGGACGGTGTTCATGATGAGTAATTATAATTTTGAAGAAAAAGACAGCTTTATCGTTTTAGGAATTGGAACTGAGCTTAAGAGCCCCTACACAGACTTTGCTGGCATCAACAAAGAAAAGGCGGATTTTTGGTCGACTGTGAAACAAGATGGAAGCCTAGACACTTTAAAAGCTATAGCGACAAATGACTACATTTTTGCCGTGAACGAAGCGGTGAATAACAAGATGATGCATTATGCTGGCGTTATGACAGAAGCATCTCTGCCAGAAGCAACCCGAGTGATCCAATTCCCTAAGGGAGAATACCTGGTTGTTAAGGGTGAAGGGGAAACGGCTGAGGAGTTGAGTAATCACCTTACTGGCATTGCTTTTGGTCAAGTCCTGCCACAAGAAGAGAGCTATGCCTATGTTGGTGGGCCAAATGCAACGGTTGAGATGGGGCAGCGTAACGGCTTGGTATTTGGTGAAATGTGGATTCCGGTTGTTAGGAAATAACGAGAAGGAGGATGGGAATGTCGTATATCGTTGATTTTAAAAATGTCTCTACGGTTGGTTTGGAGTCTTCACCGGTAGCAGAGGCGCTTGCTGGTTTGCGTGCGAATGAAGCCCGTTATTTTATGAACAAATATAAACATGAATTTACGGTTGTATCAGCCAGCGAAAGTCAGGAGACCCTTGATTATGTAAAGCGAATTTTGAAAGAAGAACGTGATATTGAGTTTGCGGCCAAGCCTCTGCAAACGTCGTCTTTTCAAGTGGAAAATATTCAATTTTCCTATGTCTTTTATGAAGATGGTCTTGGTCTCAATGTCATGTATACAGTTGATGACCCTAAGAAGCGGGCTGTTGGTTTTAAGCTTTCTGAGGGGATGGAGGTACCAAAAGAGTTAGAAGGAAAGTTTAAGTTCGCCAGACAGAAATCTAAATTAGCTGGAACCATTAGGGGGTCGTTTTTTGTAATTAAAGGAGCGTATTAACGTAAACAAAAGTGTATGTGAAGGGGAATACCTATGAAGACATTAGGGTCAATGAATGTGGATGTTATAACGTTATTTGTGGAGGACTTGCTCAAGGTGAGGGCATTCTATCAAGACGTATTTGGATTGTCCGCTGTATATGAAGACGATGTTTCTGCGGTATTCAACTTCGGAAATATGAGTATCAATCTCCTGAATATTTCCGAAGCACACGGTCTGATCCATCCTGGAACAGTCGCAAGCCGAGAATCCGGATCTCGTTTTCAGTTTACCATCCGAGTGGAAGATGTGGATGCAGTGTGTAACGAATTGAAACCACATGGCGTTGCTCTGCTTAACGGTCCAGTAGACCGACCTTGGGGAGTACGTACGGCCGCCTTCACAGATCCGGCAGGACATGTCTGGGAGATTGCACAGCAATTAACTTAGAGATCATGTATGGACATTAACTTATATCCACAGCCAATTTAGATGATGTGTCTAATGTTGATTAATACGGATAAGGCGACAAGATTATACACGATTAAAAGCCGCATTGTTGCGGCTTTTTTGAGTTTTAACGCTATATGTCCTTGTCCAAATCGTAGTGACAAACACAGAAGTTAATTCAACAGAGTATTTTATTCGAAACACTACCTTGACAGTCATAGTAGTATATCGTATGATGCAGATGTGGAGGTGCTTACATGAGCGATAACAAAATCACATCCGACCTGCTGCGCGGCCATACCGACACAATGATTTTACGACTTTTATCCGAAGCTGACCGGTACGGCTATGAAATTGTCAAGCTGATTGGCCAGCGCTCGGGTGGAGAGTATGAATTAAAAGAAGCCACGATGTACTCCAGCGTACGTCGGCTTGAGGCCGACGGTGATATCGAGTGGTATTGGGGCGATGAATCTCAGGGCGGAAGGCGTAAATATTTTAGGATTACCGAAAAGGGCAAAGTGGCTTATGCCCGCAACAAAAGCAACTGGGAGTATGCAAAGCGTGTGCTTGAAAATTTATTATAAGGAGAGTTGATGTAATGAATGACAAATTGAACAACTATTTGAACGGCGTGTTCGCACCTTACGATGGGGTAAAAAGTGTTACCGAATTAAAGGCTGACCTGCTTTCCGATCTGCAGGAGCGGTTCCATGAACTTAAAGCCGAGGGCAAGGACGATGAAACTGCGTTTGAAATGACCATTGCAAGCATCGGCGACATTGAGCAAACGGTACAAGAGGTGGCTAACCTTTCCCGATCGCTGGAACGACAGGTGGTAACCAATTTAAGCGCGAGTAACCTGGTGAAGAGTGACTTTGCGGGTGTCATCGCGCATAAAGGGAAATTTGAAGGGAGTGCGTTACCGGGCTCTGACTTTACGGGTGCTGACTTGACTGGTAGCACATTTGCGAGCAGTGATGTCCGCGAAGCTATTTTTGACCAGGCCAATCTGACGGATTGCAACTTTTCCACCCTTGACCTATCGCATGCGAGCTTCCATAAGTCCATACTTGTACGAACCAATATCAGCAAATCGGGGCTGGACGGAGCAAAATTCAAAGATGTAAAACTGACTGACGTTAAGCTGACCATGAACGACCTCAGAAAAACCATCTTTGAAAACTGTATCTTTGATGGCGTGGAGTTCAAATCTTCCGATCTGGGAGGGGTGTGTTTTGACGGGCAAACCTTCATCGGCGTCAAGTTTGACAAATCGGCGCTAAACAACGTTTCGTTTAAGGACGCTACCCTCAAAAATGTGTCTTTCCCTGTGTCCGTTCTCTCCAAGAAGTATTACCGTGCCATCAAAACCATCTGCTTTGATGGCGCAATGATGGATAAACTGACCTATGCCGCCCTTAAAGGCATGGATGCCGATTTGTCAAAGGTTACCGTTATTTAAGGAGGGGAAAACATGCAAATCAAGTCGATTCAAGTGAGTGGGCTGCAAAAGTCCTACAAGCAGCTGCAAGTCCTAAAGGGCGTAGACTTCGAGGTGGATAAGGGAAGTATTTTTGCCCTGCTCGGCTCCAACGGGGCGGGCAAGACAACGGTTGTCAAAATTCTCACCACGCTGCTCAAACCAGACAGCGGAACTGTCACCGTAAACGGATTCGACGTTGCATCCAAGCCGGACAATGTGCGGCAGGAGATCAGTCTGACCGGGCAATTTGCCGCAGTGGATGAAATGCTGACCGGACGGGAAAATCTGATCATGATTGCCAAGCTGCGTTACCTCAAAAATCCGCGTCAGGTTGCAGACGATATGCTTACACGTTTTGGTCTGACAGAGGCTGCCGAGCGCAGGGCGTCTACGTATTCAGGGGGTATGCGCCGCAGGCTCGACATCGCCTTGAGTCTCGTGGGAAAACCACAGATCGTTTTCCTCGACGAGCCGACCACTGGGCTTGACCCCGAGTCACGCATCGAGGTTTGGAAGATTGTCCAGGAGCTTGCCGCCGGAGGTACGACGATATTTCTCACTACACAGTATTTGGAGGAGGCTGAGCAGCTTGCCGACCGAATTGCCATTCTGCACGAAGGCAGGATTATCGCGAATGGCACGCTCTCGGAGCTGAAAAAGCTGTTCCCACAAGCCAAGGTGGAGTATGTTGAAAAGCAGCCGTCATTAGAGGAGATATTCCTCGCAATCGTCGGTAAGAAGGAGGCCGTGTAAATGGAAGCCGTAAAGAAACACTTTTTTAGCGATATGGGTGTTATGCTCGGGCGCTCCATGCGCCATATTACCCGCAGTATGGACACCATCGTCACCGTCACCATCATGCCGATCGCAATGATGTTGCTGTTCGTCTATGTGTTAGGCGGCGCCATTCAAGCCGGAACGGATAACTATGTGAATTACCTGTTGCCCGGCATTCTGCTGATTGCGATTGCCAGCGGAGTATCCTACACGGCTTTCCGTCTGTTCACCGATGTGCAGCGGGGCATAATGGAGCGATTTCACACCATGCCGATTTCACGTTCCGCCGTTCTGTGGGGACATGTGCTGACCTCGCTGGTATCCAACGCCATTTCGGTCATTGTCATCATTCTCGTCGCGCTTGTTATGGGCTTTCGTTCATCGGCAGGGATTCTGCCATGGCTTGCGGTAGCCGGCATACTCTTGCTGTTTACGCTGGCATTGACTTGGGTCGCAGCAATCGCAGGTCTGTACGCTAAAACGGTGGATGGCGCAAGCGCCTTTTCCTATCCGATTATCTTCCTGCCATTTATCAGCTCGGCGTTTGTGCCGACCGAGTCGATGCCATTGGTTGTTCGCGCCTTTGCCGAAAACCAGCCGGTGACGGCGATCGTGGAAGCCATTCGTGCGCTATTGTCAGATCAGCCGGTTGGCAATGATATATGGATCGCTCTTGCGTGGTGTATTGGGATTTTGCTCGTAGCGTACTTTTTTGCAATGAGGGCGTACAAAAAGGGAATAAGAACTAACTAAGGAAGCATTTAAAAGAAAATGCCAGGCCGGGAGATATACTCGCAGGCTTGTGTTGAGGGGCAAAGAAACATTATCCCATTAAAAGTCGCTATTTTAGCGGCCTTTTTGTTTTATGAGGATACGTTTTTAGGGGTCCAGCATTTTAGGGTCTGAATAATGCATTTCATCCCATATTCGCTCCGAAACCTATGATAAAATAGTATATTCGAGAGTGAAATTCAGAGTCGATGTCAAAGAAGGGCGGATGTTCCCACATGTTCAATGTTGCAATCTGTGATGACGAGGAGAAACAAAGAGAACTTGTAAAAATGATGCTAATCTCCTTATCCCTAAAAACGAATATTGATTTCCAAATTACATTATTTGCATCCGGTGAGCAGCTCGTCTCTCATTATAAAAACGTGGGGGACACGTTTCATGTTCTGATCTTGGATGTAGAGATGAGTGGAATGAATGGAATCCAGACAGCCAAAGAAATCAGGAATATGAAGTATCTGGATGTACAAATCATGTTTCTGACCAGCTACCCCGAGTATATGGTGGAGAGCTTTGATGTAGTAACTTTTCAATATCTGATCAAACCAATCCTGCCGGATATCTTCGAGGAAAAAATGATTAAGCTGTGCCAATATTTTAAAGCGCTGGACAAAAAGTATGTACTGATTAAGTCAGATTATGAAGAACTTCTATTGAAATACGATGATATTCTCTGGATTGAAGTCATGAAAAGTTTGACGATCAAGAACAAATTAAAATTTGTGACTCAGGAGAATTCGCATGAGAGCAAAGGCATCCTTTCCAGTTATGCCACCGCCTTGAAAGACCATGGTTTCCTGCAGATTCATCGTTCAATTATCATCAACCTGCTGCATGTTCAGAAGTTTGCGGGTACCCAGGTCGTCATGTTAAATGGCACCGTGTTGCCTATAGGGCGTTCCAAAGTCAAAGAAGTCAAGGATGCCTACACCAAATTTATGATTATGAGGATTCAATGATATGGATACTTATATGATCTTGTCCGTCATCGGGATTCCCTTACTTATGGCATTCCAGGTGAGTTTTTATTTCGATTCAGTGCTAGGCAAGACTAAACGAAAACCATATAGAGCAATCTACTTCATTGTATTTGTCGTGCTGGGTTATTTCTATTTGGCATCTTCATTTTCACCCGTCGTTTCGTCCGCTTTTGCATTGTTATTCATCTTCAGCCTGGCACAATCCTATAAGGTGGAATTTATAATAAAACTTGTTTTTACTATCCTCTATGCAGTACTGCTCACAACGGTAAATTACATTGCCGTATATATTATGAGTGCGATCGACTCCACGGATTATAGCATATGGGATCATTTCGACGTGGAATATCATTGGGTGTTCTCCAAAGTGATGCTGCTTGGTTGCAGTATCATGTTCATTGTTATCCAGATTGTTCGTTTGATTGCCAAACGGAGAAGTTTCGCTATGCATTATCGTTATTATTTCTTGTTTCTGATCGTACCCACCATTACGATCTATCAGATCAATGTGGCCTCGACTTATAGTGAAAAAAACATATATTACGTCGTCTCCGTACTGGGCTCCCTTTTTCTCAATGTGTTCATTGTTTATATATTCGATAATATGGTAGAAAAGGTTCAGCTCGCGAATGAAAATGCCCAGTTGCAGCGTCAGATGGATTATCAGGATGCCAATTATGAGAAGACGGTGCACAGTTTTAAAAATGTGAAAAGCATTATTCACGATATCAATCAGCAGTTCCTATACATTGATGAATGCATTAAGCAAAACAAGCTGGATTCGGCAGGAGATCATATTAAACTCACATTGAATAAGATTGAAGGAGCATACCAGCGGGTGAACTCCGGCAATCTAGTCATCGATGCGCTTGTTACGAATACCATTGCTCTAGGGCAGGCAAACGGGATCAAAATTGATACCCGAATTCAGCTCCATTCACAACATGTCCTCATTGATCGATATGACCTGTGCGTTGTACTCGGTAACATGCTGGATAATGCCATCGAAGCTTCCAAGAAAGTAAGACATGCCGAAGACAGATATATCCTGATCGCGATTCATTCTACAGCGTCAGCTCTTGTCATCCAGATTCTGAATCATGTGGAGCAAAAACTGGCTCACTTAAAGACGGAGAAACCCAACCCGGAGTATCATGGGATCGGTCTGACCAATATATCGAGAATGTGCGAAAAGTATGGTGGACATATGAGTATTGAGAACCATCATCGAACATTCAATAACATGGTCGTGCTTCCTTTTGACATGAACAATCCCTGAACATACCGTTCAGGGATTGTTTTTTTCCGTTCACGGCTCATTATCGTTCTAAATGCCTCTTCCCGGATATGATGAATGCAATCATACAAGCAGCATCATAAGGAGGAAGTTATTAAATGAAAAAATTAATCAGTATGTTATGTACAGCTGTGCTTGTGATCACACCCATGACACATGCCATGGCAGAGTCGAACAAGGGCTCAACGATTGAAGATCAGGCCAACAAAATTGCCACAGAGATGGTGCAAAATTATGGGGTTACAGGACTCCAATATGCCATCAGGGATGAAGGGAAGATCATTTTGTCGGACAGTGTTGGATTTCATGACAAGGCATCCCAAAAACCAGTCGACAAGGACACGATGTTTGGCATAGGCTCGGTTAGCAAAATGGTTGTTACGGCTGCCACGATGATGCTGGTCGATTCCGGTAAAATAGATCTGGATCAGCCTCTTACTTCGTATATCAAAGACTTCGAAATGGCCGATGCCCGATATACTCAAATTACGCCGCGCATGCTGATGAACCATTCATCCGGGCTCTACGGCACACATTATGGGAACAGCATGTTGTTTGACGATAATGATACCCGCAATCATGATGAATTATTTCTCAAACTGAAGTCAGAAAAGCTTAAATCTAAACCGGGAGCCTATTCCGTTTATTGTAATGATGGCTTCCAGTTGCTTGAGATATTGGTTGAACGGGTGAGTGGATTAAGCTACAGCGAATATATTGCCAAGTTCATCAGCAATCCGTTACAGCTGGAAGCAACCAAGACCCCTCTTGATTCT from Paenibacillus sp. JNUCC-31 includes:
- a CDS encoding GyrI-like domain-containing protein, coding for MSNYNFEEKDSFIVLGIGTELKSPYTDFAGINKEKADFWSTVKQDGSLDTLKAIATNDYIFAVNEAVNNKMMHYAGVMTEASLPEATRVIQFPKGEYLVVKGEGETAEELSNHLTGIAFGQVLPQEESYAYVGGPNATVEMGQRNGLVFGEMWIPVVRK
- a CDS encoding phage tail protein — encoded protein: MSYIVDFKNVSTVGLESSPVAEALAGLRANEARYFMNKYKHEFTVVSASESQETLDYVKRILKEERDIEFAAKPLQTSSFQVENIQFSYVFYEDGLGLNVMYTVDDPKKRAVGFKLSEGMEVPKELEGKFKFARQKSKLAGTIRGSFFVIKGAY
- a CDS encoding VOC family protein, which encodes MKTLGSMNVDVITLFVEDLLKVRAFYQDVFGLSAVYEDDVSAVFNFGNMSINLLNISEAHGLIHPGTVASRESGSRFQFTIRVEDVDAVCNELKPHGVALLNGPVDRPWGVRTAAFTDPAGHVWEIAQQLT
- a CDS encoding PadR family transcriptional regulator, with the protein product MSDNKITSDLLRGHTDTMILRLLSEADRYGYEIVKLIGQRSGGEYELKEATMYSSVRRLEADGDIEWYWGDESQGGRRKYFRITEKGKVAYARNKSNWEYAKRVLENLL
- a CDS encoding pentapeptide repeat-containing protein — encoded protein: MNDKLNNYLNGVFAPYDGVKSVTELKADLLSDLQERFHELKAEGKDDETAFEMTIASIGDIEQTVQEVANLSRSLERQVVTNLSASNLVKSDFAGVIAHKGKFEGSALPGSDFTGADLTGSTFASSDVREAIFDQANLTDCNFSTLDLSHASFHKSILVRTNISKSGLDGAKFKDVKLTDVKLTMNDLRKTIFENCIFDGVEFKSSDLGGVCFDGQTFIGVKFDKSALNNVSFKDATLKNVSFPVSVLSKKYYRAIKTICFDGAMMDKLTYAALKGMDADLSKVTVI
- a CDS encoding ABC transporter ATP-binding protein, with protein sequence MQIKSIQVSGLQKSYKQLQVLKGVDFEVDKGSIFALLGSNGAGKTTVVKILTTLLKPDSGTVTVNGFDVASKPDNVRQEISLTGQFAAVDEMLTGRENLIMIAKLRYLKNPRQVADDMLTRFGLTEAAERRASTYSGGMRRRLDIALSLVGKPQIVFLDEPTTGLDPESRIEVWKIVQELAAGGTTIFLTTQYLEEAEQLADRIAILHEGRIIANGTLSELKKLFPQAKVEYVEKQPSLEEIFLAIVGKKEAV
- a CDS encoding ABC transporter permease, with amino-acid sequence MEAVKKHFFSDMGVMLGRSMRHITRSMDTIVTVTIMPIAMMLLFVYVLGGAIQAGTDNYVNYLLPGILLIAIASGVSYTAFRLFTDVQRGIMERFHTMPISRSAVLWGHVLTSLVSNAISVIVIILVALVMGFRSSAGILPWLAVAGILLLFTLALTWVAAIAGLYAKTVDGASAFSYPIIFLPFISSAFVPTESMPLVVRAFAENQPVTAIVEAIRALLSDQPVGNDIWIALAWCIGILLVAYFFAMRAYKKGIRTN
- a CDS encoding LytR/AlgR family response regulator transcription factor; this encodes MFNVAICDDEEKQRELVKMMLISLSLKTNIDFQITLFASGEQLVSHYKNVGDTFHVLILDVEMSGMNGIQTAKEIRNMKYLDVQIMFLTSYPEYMVESFDVVTFQYLIKPILPDIFEEKMIKLCQYFKALDKKYVLIKSDYEELLLKYDDILWIEVMKSLTIKNKLKFVTQENSHESKGILSSYATALKDHGFLQIHRSIIINLLHVQKFAGTQVVMLNGTVLPIGRSKVKEVKDAYTKFMIMRIQ
- a CDS encoding GHKL domain-containing protein, which translates into the protein MDTYMILSVIGIPLLMAFQVSFYFDSVLGKTKRKPYRAIYFIVFVVLGYFYLASSFSPVVSSAFALLFIFSLAQSYKVEFIIKLVFTILYAVLLTTVNYIAVYIMSAIDSTDYSIWDHFDVEYHWVFSKVMLLGCSIMFIVIQIVRLIAKRRSFAMHYRYYFLFLIVPTITIYQINVASTYSEKNIYYVVSVLGSLFLNVFIVYIFDNMVEKVQLANENAQLQRQMDYQDANYEKTVHSFKNVKSIIHDINQQFLYIDECIKQNKLDSAGDHIKLTLNKIEGAYQRVNSGNLVIDALVTNTIALGQANGIKIDTRIQLHSQHVLIDRYDLCVVLGNMLDNAIEASKKVRHAEDRYILIAIHSTASALVIQILNHVEQKLAHLKTEKPNPEYHGIGLTNISRMCEKYGGHMSIENHHRTFNNMVVLPFDMNNP